A stretch of Linepithema humile isolate Giens D197 chromosome 3, Lhum_UNIL_v1.0, whole genome shotgun sequence DNA encodes these proteins:
- the LOC105670380 gene encoding neuropeptide-like 3: protein MFKLLCFIACLAFAAAAPAPAPAPAPAPGAIIGAPLVTSYSAPIVSAPLAYNAYSLPTYSAYSAIPALPYAYKSYAYIA, encoded by the coding sequence ctTTGCTTTATCGCTTGCTTGGCGTTCGCTGCTGCCGCGCCCGCACCCGCGCCCGCACCCGCCCCAGCCCCCGGTGCGATCATCGGCGCCCCGCTTGTGACATCCTACAGTGCACCCATTGTCTCCGCACCATTGGCTTACAACGCTTACAGCTTGCCGACTTACAGCGCGTACTCGGCGATCCCGGCTCTACCGTACGCGTATAAAAGTTACGCTTACATCGCCTAA